CCCTTAATACCTCGTCATAAATTTCATCCTCGGTTTTACCATTGGCATTTATTACTGCTGTATTAGTCACCACATCTTCCATTCCCATAAAGTTGGAATCAGAACCGCTGACAACAATGGCATCAAATTTGTCCAAGGTTCTCTGAGAATCTTTATTATTGCTGTCCAGCTCCTCTACAGAGCAATCCTTGCTTTCCAGGT
This genomic stretch from Clostridia bacterium harbors:
- a CDS encoding YkuS family protein; translated protein: MKKVGIEKPLSNVKRYLESKDCSVEELDSNNKDSQRTLDKFDAIVVSGSDSNFMGMEDVVTNTAVINANGKTEDEIYDEVLRAADLKKR